A window of the Brassica napus cultivar Da-Ae chromosome C5, Da-Ae, whole genome shotgun sequence genome harbors these coding sequences:
- the LOC106347737 gene encoding protein RGF1 INDUCIBLE TRANSCRIPTION FACTOR 1 has product MIMGAEEEKNKKWPPWLKPLLREKFFVQCKLHADSHKSECNMYCLDCTSGPLCSLCLSFHKDHHAIQIRRSSYHDVIRVSEIQKFLDITGVQTYVINSAKVVFLNERPQPRPGKGVVNTCEVCYRSLVDSFRFCSLGCKISGISKSFDKKRKDWTNNLSDSNDSYSSSTSIGRLKKNDDMIHNSFTPSTPPLSAVYRRIAKRRKGIPHRAPFGGLIIEY; this is encoded by the exons ATGATCATg ggagctgaagaagaaaaaaacaagaagtgGCCTCCATGGCTTAAACCTCTGCTTCGAGAGAAGTTCTTCGTACAATGCAAATTACACGCAGATTCACACAAGAGTGAGTGTAACATGTACTGTTTAGACTGTACCAGTGGCCCTCTCTGTTCTCTCTGCCTCTCTTTCCACAAGGATCATCACGCCATTCAG ATAAGGAGATCATCATATCACGATGTGATCAGAGTATCAGAGATTCAGAAATTTCTGGACATTACAGGAGTTCAGACATATGTGATTAACAGTGCTAAGGTTGTCTTCTTGAACGAGAGACCTCAGCCTCGACCAGGCAAAGGTGTCGTCAACACCTGCGAAGTCTGTTATCGGAGCCTCGTTGATTCTTTCAGATTCTGCTCTCTTGGCTGCAAG ATCTCTGGAATATCCAAGAGTTTCGACAAGAAAAGAAAGGATTGGACAAACAATCTTTCAGATTCTAATGATTCGTATAGCAGTTCTACTAGTATAGGGAGGCTCAAGAAGAATGATGACATGATTCATAATAGTTTCACCCCATCAACACCACCTCTATCTGCTGTGTATCGTCGAATTGCAAAACGAAGGAAGGGAATACCGCACCGTGCTCCTTTTGGGGGACTAATCATAGAATACTAA